One window of the Ammospiza caudacuta isolate bAmmCau1 chromosome 9, bAmmCau1.pri, whole genome shotgun sequence genome contains the following:
- the FGFBP3 gene encoding fibroblast growth factor-binding protein 3, whose protein sequence is MRPPLALLALAALGAAAGGAEREAAEEARAGRFSTPERHRCRWELRSAAGASELRLSCRAAGGGAARSCAYRGEPRRCPAFGARSRHYWRQVLSRLRRRRNPCAPGAPLSARPCGPGRAPPEALLRLLPDPGPATPAPGPEPSEDPALTYCAERWHSLCSFFVGFWEG, encoded by the coding sequence ATGAGGCCGCCCCTGGCGCTGCTGGCCCTGGCCGCCCTGGGGGCCGCCGCCGGCGGCGCGGAGCGGGAGGCGGCGGAGGAGGCGCGGGCGGGGCGGTTCTCCACGCCGGAGCGGCACCGGTGCCGCTGGGAGCTGCGCTCGGCGGCGGGGGCCAGCGAGCTGCGGCTGAGCTgccgggcggcgggcggcggggcggcgcggaGCTGCGCCTACCGCGGGGagccgcggcgctgcccggccTTCGGCGCCCGCAGCCGCCACTATTGGCGGCAGGTCCTGTCccggctgcggcggcggcgaAACCCCTGCGCCCCGGGAGCGCCGCTCAGCGCCCGCCCCTgcggcccgggccgggccccgcccgAGGCGCTGCTGCGCCTCCTGCCCGACCCCGGCCCGGCCACGCCGGCCCCCGGCCCGGAGCCCTCCGAGGACCCGGCGCTGACGTACTGCGCCGAGCGGTGGCACTCGCTGTGCAGCTTCTTCGTCGGCTTCTGGGAGGGCTGA